From a region of the Solanum stenotomum isolate F172 chromosome 2, ASM1918654v1, whole genome shotgun sequence genome:
- the LOC125856100 gene encoding homeobox-leucine zipper protein ROC5-like codes for MADSEKEHAGESSTCQKGLERERQCHSLTVAQIHQLEAFFNECSHPNENQRNQLGRKIGLDPKQIMIWYQNKMTQTENERILNIIPSVLERSSVMGSNFAPKKSTLGSPSNSSNESLLRQNICGSLNAYHPTFHQTNNTNVREHTINTNNIPIISLSLQENYKFHHDNRDKPSIFEIGVATMNEMAELLKLNNPIWIESPCYEGCFIHREVHDKLFPNQYRPSKSPTTRFESSKVCGVVPMNAIELVQNFLDPIKWMNMFPTIVTKARTIEVLDSGNMGGSIQLMYEKLHILSPLLEARDYFFIRYCRKLDQTTWIMVDVSYDLIKEIQSGEPSHAWKFPSGCAIRDMDNGESMVTWIEHVQVDEKIQVHHIFRNLLIGYETYGAKRWIITLQRMSERYNVEVGATCFTRDDLKGVVNDPEGLDNVMQISLRMVKRFCEILSMTGNLIYPTSSQLNSEDRISIRKNVEFTPKKGFIVTASTSIWLPHSFQTVFNFLKDDNTRCQWDVLTVGNNVTELARINRGSILGNNITIIQPYVSKENNILVLQESGIDEIGAFLIYAPIDAPTVNLIINGGDAKKVTTLPSGFIISPYGHYSLGKDNNGNAQNGSILTVAFQILVIGHPNDNSISQKEQKSAVTSVHTLLSSTVLKIKTILDCSD; via the exons ATGGCAGATTCTGAGAAAGAACATGCTGGAGAATCATCAACGTGCCAAAAAGGATTAGAAAGGGAAAGGCAATGCCACAGCCTCACCGTGGCACAAATTCATCAACTTGAAGC ATTCTTCAATGAATGTTCGCATCCAAATGAAAATCAACGAAATCAACTGGGTAGGAAAATAGGGCTTGACCCTAAGCAAATCATGATTTGGTATCAAAACAAAATGACTCAGACAGAG AACGAAAGAATATTGAATATCATCCCAAGTGTTCTTGAAAGGTCTTCTGTGATGGGTTCAAATTTTGCACCAAAAAAATCCACTCTCGGATCTCCATCAAATTCATCTAATGAAAGTTTGTTGAGACAAAATATATGTGGATCTCTCAATGCATATCACCCTACTTTTCATCAAACTAATAATACTAATGTTAGAGAACATACaataaatactaataatatCCCAATAATTTCCttatcactacaagaaaattataaatttcatcATGATAATAGGGATAAACCATCTATTTTTGAGATTGGTGTTGCAACTATGAATGAAATGGCTGAACTTTTGAAATTGAATAATCCAATTTGGATAGAATCACCATGTTATGAGGGGTGTTTTATTCATCGTGAGGTTCATGACAAGTTATTTCCAAATCAATATCGACCTTCTAAATCACCGACTACTCGATTTGAATCATCGAAGGTTTGTGGAGTTGTGCCAATGAATGCAATTGAGTTGGTTCAAAATTTTCTTGATCCG ATTAAATGGATGAACATGTTTCCTACTATTGTCACAAAAGCTAGGACTATTGAAGTACTTGATTCGGGAAATATGGGAGGCTCTATACAATTG ATGTATGAAAAGTTGCATATTCTATCTCCTTTGTTGGAAGCTAGGGATTATTTCTTTATACGTTATTGTAGAAAACTTGATCAAACAACATGGATTATGGTGGATGTTTCATATGATTTAATCAAAGAGATTCAAAGTGGTGAACCTTCTCATGCTTGGAAGTTTCCTTCTGGTTGTGCAATTCGAGATATGGACAATGGTGAAAGTATG GTTACTTGGATTGAACATGTTCAAGTAGATGAAAAAATTCAGGTTCATCATATCTTTAGAAACTTGTTGATTGGTTATGAAACATATGGAGCTAAAAGATGGATCATTACACTTCAAAGAATGTCTGAGAGATACAATGTTGAAGTGGGTGCAACATGTTTTACTAGGGATGATCTCAAAGGAG tGGTTAATGATCCAGAAGGTCTCGACAATGTAATGCAAATATCTCTAAGGATGGTGAAGAGGTTTTGTGAAATCTTAAGCATGACAGGAAATTTAATTTATCCAACTTCATCACAGTTGAACAGTGAAGATAGAATATCGATAAGAAAAAATGTAGAATTTACCCCAAAAAAAGGCTTCATTGTCACTGCTTCTACTTCCATATGGCTTCCTCATTCATTCCAAACTGTTTTTAATTTTCTCAAAGATGATAATACAAGGTGTCAG tgggATGTTTTGACCGTTGGGAATAATGTGACTGAGTTAGCTCGAATAAATAGAGGAAGTATTCTAGGAAACAATATTACAATCATTCAG CCTTATGTATCAAAAGAGAACAACATCTTAGTTCTTCAAGAGTCAGGCATTGATGAAATTGGAGCATTTTTAATCTATGCACCCATAGATGCACCAACAGTCAATTTAATTATCAATGGAGGTGATGCCAAAAAAGTTACCACTTTGCCTTCAGGTTTCATCATAAGTCCTTATGGTCACTACTCCTTGGGCAAAGACAATAATGGAAATGCACAAAATGGTTCAATTTTGACAGTAGCTTTTCAAATATTAGTTATTGGTCATCCCAATGATAATTCAATCTCTCAGAAGGAACAGAAGAGTGCAGTGACTTCTGTTCATACCCTTTTGAGCTCTACAGTTTTAAAAATCAAGACAATATTGGATTGCTCGGATTAA